TCGCTGAGCGCAGTCAATCGCCGAGCGGCACGGTTAAATACCTGCTGCAGCTCGATGATGGCGAAATCATTGAAGCGGTTGGCATTCCCTCGGGCGATCGCCTGACAGTCTGTGTTTCCTCGCAGGTGGGTTGTGCCATGGCCTGCGACTTTTGTGCCACGGGCAAAGGGGGGTTCCGGCGGCACCTCGCGCCCCACGAAATCATCGATCAGGTGTTGACCGTTCAAGAAAACTGGCAGCAACGAGTCAGCAATATCGTTTTCATGGGCATGGGTGAACCCCTGCTCAACCTTGACTCAGTCCTGTCGGCGATTCGCTGCCTCAACCAAGACATCGGCATTGGCCAGCGCGGCATCACAGTCTCGACCGTTGGGATCCCCGGCCATATTCGCCGCCTCGCCGAAACCGGTCGCGTGGGCGATCGCCCTCTACAGTTCACCTTGGCGGTCAGTTTGCATGCGTCCAGCCAAGCAGTGCGCGACCAAATTATCCCCAGCTCACGTCACTACCCCATCACTGACTTGCTGCAGGAATGCCGCGATTACGTTCAGATCACAGGGCGGCGCGTCACCTTCGAATACATTCTGCTGGCAGGGTTGAATGACCATCCTGCTCAAGCTGAGCAACTGGCAAAACTGCTGCGAGGCTTCCAAAGCCACGTCAATCTGATCCCCTACAACCCCATTGATGAGGTTGAATATCAGCGCCCCAGCAAGGCGAGAGTGGATGCCTTTGCCGAAGCGTTGCGCCAGCAGCGAATTGCAGTCACTGTGCGTTGGTCTAAAGGATTGGGCGCCGATGCAGCCTGTGGGCAACTGCGAGCCAATCGACGGCCAACCTCTCTCACGGTCTAAGCTGAGCCAGAGCTTTCCTGACCGTTGTCGCAAACTCAACAAAATCAAAGCGATCGCTAAAATTCAGCGATCGCTTCTCATGACTCTGTTTTGGTTGGTAGTCAAGGCTTGGTTGGACTTAACCCCACTGGGGTGGCCGAGAACCAATGCCCGGTGCATAGGCTTCAATGACGCGGCCCGTCAGACTGCAGGTAACTAACAAATAGTCACAGCAGGGGCATTGGGTTTGCAGCACTTGGCGGCTAGCAAAATGCTCCCGTTCTGCGGGACGGCCGCAATTAGGGCAGCGAATTTGTTGAATCGTTGTCATGGTTATATCGATCCTTAGTCCGCAAGAGAGAACAGGCTGCATTAACAGTTTTTGTAGTCCGATTGCTGAACAGAATCGGCAATTAATGGCATCATATCGGCGAAAACTAGACGGGGATCAAGGGAAAACTGCGAACTTTCTTTAGTTTCTAAGAAAACCTAGCAGGCTGAATGCTTTGGGGGAATTGGAAATTTTCCTAAATGCTTCAAATAACTACATCACATTTTTGAATTGGCTTCCTGTTGGCTAAGTGACATTTATGCTAAGAGCGCTGCATCAATCAAAGCGAGAAACCGCGATCGCAGTAGCGCTGCTGAGCCGCTTCTTACCCTGTCACGATGCCTTGCCTAAAGTTGAGAGAAAATCTAAAAACTTTCTAAAGAGAATTCCGATCGCGCAATCGTAATTCTTTTTCTAAGCTGCAGAACAGTGCGAAGATGAGGCCGCAGTTAGCCTTTCACCACGATGCAGCTTCTAGACTGGGTGGTCATCGGTCTTTACTTGGTCATCAGCTTAGGTATTGGTCTGTACTTTGCCCGCCGAGCCTCGCGGGGCATTGAAGACTTCTTCCTGTCGGGGCGATCGCTGCCGTGGTGGTTGTCCGGCGCCAGTATGGCCGCTACGACCTTCTCGGTTGATACGCCGCTCTACGTTGCTGGACTGGTTGGGACGCGCGGGATTGCTGGTAACTGGGAGTGGTGGTGCTTTGGTCTTGCCCACGTCAGCTTGATCTATATCTTTGCCCGTCTTTGGCGGCGATCGGAGATCATCACCGATGCGGAACTAACAGAGCTGCGCTACGGCGGTCAGACAGCAGCTTGGTTACGGGGGATCAAGGCCTTTTTGTTTGCAGTGCCGATCAACTGTATCGGCATCGGCTACGCCATTCTGGCGATGACCAAAACAATCGAGGCGCTGGGCGTTTGGAACAGTCTGGGCTTCGATGTGGGCGAGAACAGTCGCCTCTGGAGTGTCATTGCAATTTGCCTGATCGTCTTGGTCTACTCGGGGGTCTCTGGTCTTTGGGGGGTCGTGGTTACCGATTTCTTCCAGCTCGTCCTAGCGCTGGTCGGGGCTTTGATTGTGGCGGCCAGTGCCGTCAGCAGCATTGGCGGTATGGGTAACTTGGTCGATCAGCTGCAGGCGATGGGCTTGGGGCGATCGCTCGACTTTCTTCCCTTCCGCTGGAGCGGGGGCAGCTTCGACTGGACTGAAACGGCTGGCCTGACCACAACGACATTTTTGGCCTATCTCGGCCTGCAGTGGTGGACTTTCCGTCGCAGCGATGGTGGGGGGGAGTTTATTCAGCGGTTGGCAGCCTCTCGCACCGAGGGCGACGCCGCCAAAGCGGCTTGGCTGTTCAACATCATCAATTACGTTGTACGGACATGGCCCTGGGTCATTGTTGGCTTAGCAGCCCTCGTGCTCTATCCCAACCTGAGCGATCGAGAGTTGGGCTATCCCAAGCTGATGCTGGACTTTTTGCCGCCGGGGTTGCTGGGGTTGGTGGCTGCCTCGTTACTCGCCGCCTTCATGAGTACGGTGTCGACCTCCATCAACTGGGGCGCCTCTTATCTGACGAATGACTTGTACCGCCGTTTCTGGCGATCGCAGGCTTCGGCAGCGGAACTGGTGACAGTCGGTCGGCTTGCCTCCGTGTTCGTGACTGTTTTGGGGGCTGTCACCGCTTTCTTCAGTGATGATGTCGGCACGGTCTTCCGCTTGGTGATTGCGATCGGGACTGGTCCTGGCGTTGTCCTGATTCTGCGTTGGTATTGGTGGCGGATTAACGCGGCAGCGGAATTGGCGGCGATGCTGGCAGGCTTCGTTGTTGGCCTTTCGACCTCAGTGCTGCCTTGGCTGAAAATCCCTGATTTTGGGTTACGGCTTCTGGTCACAACCCTGATTTCAGCGGCAATCTGGATTACGGTCATGCTGCTGACCCCCCCCGAGCCCGAATCGGTTTTGCAGAGCTTCTACGCGCGAATTCGCCCGGGTGGCCCTGGCTGGCGACGACAACAACAACAGTCGGGGCTGGCTCCAATTCAAGACCTTCGTATTGATGGCCTGCGGATTGTCGCAGCCTCTTTGCTGCTATTCGGCAGTATGTTCAGTGTTGGAGGCTTCTTGCTCTTGCAGCCTCTGACTGGCTGGCTCGCGCTGCTCACCGCTGTTTTGGGTGGGTTCTGGTTGCGGAAATTGAGCCATCACCGTCTTCCAACCCTACCCACCCCAACACTCTTGCCATGATCACCGTTCTCCGCCAGTACGTTTTGCCGCTGTTGATTGTGCTGACCTTCTTTGTGGCGTTGGTTGCGGTCAGTGCCCGCGCCTTTCTGCCCGATGACATGTCAGCACCGGCACCGATCGAGCCTGCTGCTGTGGTGCTGTGGCGGTAGCCTTACCTGCCGGCTATGAGTGGCAGCGTGGTCAGCCCCGCGATCGCGCTCAACTGTTGCGCTATCTCCAAGCGGGCTACAGCGAAGGCACGGCATCACTACCACCTAGCCATCTTGCCCGAACCCTCGATCGCTTTCTGAGCGAAGAGACGTCGATCTGGTGGATCGTGACGGCTGGCGATCGCCAGATTGTCGCGGGTCTTTGGCTAGGACAGTCGCAAGACCAACGCACAGGCGATCGCCAGACCTACATCTTTCTCGTCTATGTGGAGCCGGAACATCGGCGGCGGGGGCTAGCCACTGCACTGCTGGCCCAAGCAGAAGACTGGGCCGAGTTGCAAGGCGATCGCAGCCTCAGTTTGCAGGTCTATGCCGATAATCCCGGCGCGATCGCCCTGTACCAACGTGCGGGGTTCTGTGTAGAAAGCTTGAGTCTCAGCAAGCCACTGATCCGCAACGCTGCCAGCGAGTCCTGACTGTCCGTGGAGGTCCTTCGATAGACTGCCGCTAGCCCAGAGCGAACGGGACAGATCGACCCGAACCCCTCTTTGGTTAAAGTATTTTTTATGCGCAGTGATGATCTCTACTTGATTGAGGACGTGGAATCGGCTTTGGTCGATCCCCTCGATCAGCTCCTTCAGACAGAAGACACCACACCGCCAGATCCCGAAGTGATGCTGGTGCAGCTTCAGGATGCCAACGCGCTCAATCGTCTGGCAGCGGTTCGGGCTTTTGCGGCTTTGACTGAACCACGGGCGATTCCTCACCTAATCAAAGCGCTGGATGATACCTGTCCCAATATTCGGACAGCGGCTGCCTATGCTTTGGGGCGCAATGTCAGTCACCAAGCCGTCGATGTTCTGATTGAATGTCTGCGCCACGATCAAAATGACAATGTTCGCAAAGCAGTGGCTTGGGCGCTGGGCAACTACAGCGATCGCCGCTCGATTCAACCCCTAATCGAAGCGCTGCGCCACGACATTGCGCCGGTTCGCCTTTGGGCAGCCAGCTCCTTGGGCAACACGGCCGTCGTTGATTACGAAACCGTGATCGGTGCGGTTCCCAGCTTGATTGAAGCCCTACGCCGTGATCCGGAAGCCGATGTACGCAGCAACTGTGCTTGGTCGCTGGGCCAACTGTGCCGACCACTGCCTGCCAATATCGTCTACGCCACAGTCATCGATGCCCTGATCGAGGCTTTGGTGGAAGACGAAGATATGAGTGTGCGCGAAGATGCCAAAGCCTCGCTACTGCAAGTCGGCGATGCTCGCGCCCTGCAAATGATTGAAACCCTCCAGCAAGATGGCCTGCTCTGGTAGCGATCGCTGAAGCACACCCCGATTCATTTGCCTGCTTAAGGTGATTGTGTGGCAGGCAAGCCAGACCCGTTCGATGGCTCGCAGTAGTGCTGAAGCGCATGATAGGGACAAACTTGGGTGCGATCGCTCCATTGGTTTCTGGCAGTTGCAGCTCAGCCAAAAACCTAATTACTGAGCCTTAACCTCACCGAATATTTGAGCTACGGTAAGAGCATCTTGCGACAGCCAGCTCGGCTTGTCCTGATCATTGTCTGAGTCGTTCACCGCATCCCGATCGCTTGGATTGCTGCTATGACCTTGGAAACGCTGGAGTTTGTGATTCATCCCGATGGACGGGTTGAAGAACAAGTCACGGGGATTCAGGGCAAGCATTGCACCGAAATCACTGCCGAAATCGAAGCACAGCTGGGGCAGGTTGTGACCCAACATCCTTCAGCTGACTACTTCGCTAATGCTGCAGTTGTTACCTCGGTCGAGCAATCGACCGACTACTGATCGCGATCGCTGGCCCCGTTCGTTTGTCGGATAGAGGTTTCTATGTCTCACTTCAGCCGCATCAAAACGCAGATCCGCAACCTCAACTTTCTTCAGTCGGCATTGACAGATCTCGGCATTGACTGGAAAGCAGGTCCGGTGCCGGTGCGGGGCTATCAAGGGCAAACGGAAACTGCGACCGTGGCGATCGAACAAAATAATGGCTACGACATTGGCTTCCGTTGGAATGGCCAAGAATATGAACTGGTCGCCGACCTCCAATATTGGCAGCAACCGCTGACGGTGGAGCGTTTCCTCAGCCAAGTTACCCAGCGCTATGCCTACCGCACGGTGCTCTCCACCACCGCCGATCAAGGCTTCCAAGTGGCGGAAGAAGTGAAACAAGCGGATGGTTCGATTCGCTTGGTTGTCCAACGCTGGAACGGCTAACAATGGATGCAGACCGCAGCGGGCTGGAGCCAGAACTGGGGGGAAGTCTCCGCAGTGGCAAAGCCCGTAGCGGACTCGAGCCGGAACTGGGCGGGGAACTGCGGCAAAAGCTGGTCTGGGTGGATGAAGTCACCTGCATTGGCTGCCGCTATTGTTCGCATGTGGCCACCAATACGTTCTACATTGAGCCGGATTACGGGCGTTCGCGAGTCGTTCGGCAGAACGGTGACCCTGAAGACCTGGTACAAGAGGCGATCGATACCTGTCCTGTCGATTGCATCCACTGGGTCAATCCCAGCGAACTCCGGCAGTTGGAAGCGGAACGCCGTAACCAAGTCATCATGCCGCTGGGCTTTCCCCAAGAGCGATCGAAGCAGCGTCGGCGATCTTAGACGTGTCTTTCTCTGACCATTTCTCAGCGGTCGCAGCTAGCTATGCCAGGGCTCGACCTCGCTATCCACGCCGCTGGTTTCGCTACTTGGCCCGAATTGCACCCGATCGCCAGCGGGTTTGGGACTGTGCGACGGGCAATGGTCAAGCGGCGATCGCCCTTGCAGATGATTTCAGCGAAGTGATTGGCAGTGATGCCAGTGCCGCTCAAGTTCGACAGGCGCGATCGCATTCGCGTGTTCAGTATCAAGTCTTTCCGGCAGAAGCAACGCCCTTGCCAGATACCAGTCTGGATTTGATCACCGTTGCTCAAGCGGCTCATTGGTTTGATCTGCCGCAGTTTTATGCCGAGGCACAACGACTACTGAAACCCAACGGCGTGATTGCTCTCTGGGGCTATGGTCGGGGCAGCTTCAATCCTGATATCGATCGCGTTTTTGACCATTTCTACCGCGATTGGCTTGACCCCTACTGGCCACCGGAACGGCAATGGGTTGAGCAAGCCTACGTTGGTCTGCCGTTCCCCTTTGAGTCGCTGCCTGTTCCCACTTTTTCAATGCAGTGTGACTGGACACTGTTTGATTTCCTTGCTTACCTGCGAACTTGGTCGGGTGTGCAGCAGTTTCAACGGCAGCGTGGCTTTGATCCGGTTTGGGCAATCGCGCCGGAACTGCAACGGGTTTGGGGCGAACCCCAACGCTATCGGCGGATGACCTGGCCGCTATTTGCCAAGGTCGGGCGCTGGCAGCCCGATTGCCTTCGCTAGGATCACAGAGCCGCCCGATCCATTTCGATGCGCTACCGACGCTTTGGCCGAACCGAGCTCTCAATGCCCGTGTTTTCCTGTGGGGGCATGCGCTATCAGCAGTCCTGGAAGGATGTTGATTGGCCGGAGATCACGCCTGAAAGCCAGAACAATCTAGAAGCGACTTTGGCGCGATCGCTGGAGTTGGGCATCAATCACATTGAAACGGCTCGCTACTACGGCAGCTCCGAGCGGCAGTTGGGCAAAGCACTAGCCGCCTATCCGCGATCGGCAATCATCCTGCAGACGAAAGTGCCGCCCAGCGCAGATCCGGCGGAGTTTCTGGAGACCTTCGATCGCAGCATGAGTCTGCTCCAGACCGATTACGTCGACCTGCTCAGCATCCACGGCGTCAACAATGCCGAATTGCTGGCTTGGACGCTGCGTAAGGGTGGCTGTCTTGATCTGGCGGAACGGCTGCAGGCAGAGGGACGGGCTCGCCACATTGGTTTTTCGACCCATGCACCGTTGCCGGTGATTCTGGAGGCGATTGCTAGCGATCGCTTCAGCTACATCAACCTGCACTGGTACTACATCTTCCAGACCAATCAAGCCGCGCTAGAAGCCGCCCAAGAACACGACATGGGCGTGTTTATCATCAGTCCTTCCGACAAAGGTGGGCATCTTTACTCACCGCCACAGAAGTTGGTCGATCTTTGTCAGCCCCTGCACCCCATGGTCTTCAACGACCTTTTTTGCTTGAGCCAGCCGCAGATCCACACCCTCAGCATTGGCGCGGCTCGTCCCAGCGATTTCGATCGCCATTTGGAAACGCTGCCCCTGCTCGATCAAGCTGAAACCATCCTCGCCCCGATCCTGCGCCGCCTTGAGCAAGCAATGGCTGATGCCCTCGGTCATGACTGGTTGGACACATGGCGGGACGGTTTACCGGCCCCCGAAACTACTCCGGGCGAAATCAACATTCCGACGATTGTTTGGCTTCACAACTTAGTTCAAGCCTTCGACATGGTCGAATATGCCAAGGCTCGCTATAACTTGCTTGGGAATGGTGGTCACTGGTTTCCGGGACAACGAGCCGGTCGGTTCGATCGCGGCACTTTGGCTACTGTTCTCAATCAGAGCCCTCACCGCGATCGCATTCTCAATATTCTTCAGGAAATGGATTCGCTGCTGGGAGGAACAGCGGTAGCGCGGCTCTCACAAAGCGACTAGTGGATCTCGTGATCCCCTGCGCGATCGCCCAGACTTTAGGGAACTTTAAGGAAGCAGAGGACGTCCCTGTCAGGTGTGAAGCATTCAAGGACGTCTGGTATTGATTGCTGGGTCTGCAACTTACTGAAACTATTCGCTTCGGTTTTCCCTACCTAGTCATTCAAACTCATAACGACTACGATTTAGCCATCTCACTCTCCCTCACGTGTCGCCGCCATGTCTACCTCCTCTACCGCCTATAGTCCTGATTTAGTCCGTGCCTACCTGCAAGAGATTGGTCGGGTACGACTGCTCACCGCTGAGGAAGAGCTGCGCTACGGTCGGCAAGTCCAGCGCCTCATGACCCTTTTGGATATCCAAGCCGAGCTGCGCGATCGCCTAGGCCACGAGCCGAGTAAAGAAGAGTGGGCGGCAGCCGTTGAACTTGATCTTGAGGATCTCGATCGCCAAGTTGAGCAAGGTCAGCGGGCGAAACGCAAAATGATCGAGGCTAACTTGCGCCTTGTTGTTTCGATCGCAAAAAAATACCAGAAGCGTCACATGGAATTCTTGGATCTCATCCAAGAAGGCACGCTAGGCCTCGAGCGCGGTGTCGAGAAATTCGACCCCTCCAAGGGTTACAAATTCTCGACCTATGCCTACTGGTGGATTCGCCAAGCCATTACTCGGGCGATCGCTCAGCAATCCCGAACGATTCGCCTGCCGATCCACATCACTGAAAAGCTGAACAAGCTCAAAAAAACTCAGCGTGAGCTTTCGCAGCAATTGGGTCGTAGCGCTACAGCGTCCGAGTTGGCGGAAGTGCTGGAATTACCGCTCGAGCAGGTGCGGGAATACATCCAAATGAACCGCCAGCCTGTGTCGCTCGATGTCAAAGTCGGCGATAGCCAAGATACGGAATTGCAGGAACTGTTGGAAGACGAACAGTCATCTCCCTCGGACTACGTTGAACAGGAGTCACTGCGTCGTGATCTCCGTACCTTGATGGCGGAACTGACACCGCAGCAGCAGGCGGTCATTGCTCTGCGCTACGGCTTGGATGAAGGTGATAGCCTTTCCTTGGCCAAAGTCGGTGAACGTCTCAATATCAGTCGTGAGCGCGTCCGGAAACTTGAGCGTCAAGCCATGGATCATCTGCGCCGCCGCAGTCGCCTCTTGGCAGAATATGCTGCTAGCTAGACCCAGCGAGGCTTTCAGGCAGCAGCTGCAACTAGCAGGGAAACAATCAAGATTCAAATCGCCCGAAGCTAACTCCTTCGGGCTTTGTTTTTAGGGAGTCATGACAGTGATTAGAAACTTGCATCTTTGGGCTGCCCAGGCAGGATAAATCGAAGTGCTTTAATGGGCACAACCCTAAAAAGTAGCAAAGACTACAGAATGATCCCGCGATCGCTCAGACGTCTGCACTGGTACTGGCAGCAACAACGCTCGCAGTCCGTACACCTGCAACCGCGCTACTCTCGGCAGCAAGTGCTGGGGTCATGGCTGGGGGCACTTGTTGGGATTGGGCTACTGAGTTGGCTCACCCAAATTAGTGGCTATCCCCTAGTCGCTGCTCCGATGGGCGCGACGTCGGTACTGTTATTTGGCGTGCCTAGTAGTCCTCTAGCGCAGCCGCGAAACGTCATCTTAGGCAACAGCTTAGGTGCCGTTGTGGCTGTCCTGTGCGTTTTGCTGTTGGGCGGCAGTCCTTGGAGTATGGGCTTTGCTGTCGGAGTTACAATCGCGCTTACCCAACTGTTGCGTTGCGTGCATCCACCGGCCGGTGCAGTGGCTCTCTTAGGCGTGATTGTCAAAGCGCAATGGGCTTATATTTTATTGCCCGTTTTGAGTGGGTCTGTACTTTTGTGCGTCATTACAGCGCTATATAGTCGTTGGGCGCCCGATCGCCAACATCGTCGCTATCCACTCTCTTGGTTGTAAAGACTGGTCAGACAAGCGCGATCCCAGGCATGGCATCAGTGGTAGGCATTCTTTGCGTCAGTAGAGAGTCAATTTTGATCTCAATACAGTCCTGTATCCAGTAACTTTCATTTCAATGCAGCTCAAGTGCAATGATTGAAAATAGCTATCTGCTTCTGGAATCAAAACTTGAGATTTAACTGTCGTCTCTGGCCACCAGTAGTTCTAGGAAGTCTACTGGCCACTGGTCTTTGGGCTAAACCCGCGATCGCGGCAGACGGTTGGTGGATTGACCAATATGCGGTGGTGCTGTTTACGGCTTCAGGGCGACTGGATGCAGAACTCGCTGAGATGCGCATTGAGGGTGGGAAAACCCTGCTGGTGCATGCGGATAGTTTGCCACCGCTGCTGCTCCGCTGGGTGGCTTGGCGCGCTTCGCTTCAGAACCTGCAATCTGTGGCATGGATTCAGCGACCAACCTTGGATCGTCTAAAGCGGGCTGGAGCCTTACGTGGGTACACGGCTCTACAAGTGGATGATCACTTTTTTGCTGACCCTCTGATGAGTCTCAGTCAATTGCGGACGATGATTGGCGAAAAACAGCTTTGGTGCTCTTTTCAACCCAGCCAATTTACTGAATCGCTTGCGCAAGCCTGTGATCATGTTGACGTGCAAATCTATCGCAAAAGCTGCCCAGAAACACTTGATTTAGCCTATGCCTTAGGTCTGGTGGGTCGCCCAAAATCAGCGATCGCGGTCTATCACGATGGGACGCAACAGGGCGATCGCGACCTTCAGTGTTTTCGTCAAGCAGGGCGAGATGTTGGTAACGATATTTTTGTTTTTAAATGGAAAAATCCTGAGAATTTTATCAATCGGCTTTTGAGCAATCCGATCGCAGCTCGCTTAGCCCGTCTTTATGTTCAAACATTCCAGAATTAAAAGGCGCTCGCTTTCCTAGTCTGATTGCAGCTAAACACTCGATTGAGCCATTGCATGATTAGCAGATGACTGGCAGCGGCTGACCAAGACCCTTGCCAGATAGCGAGCCGCTGTGATGTGATGCGAGCGTTTACTGTCAGTCATTGCTGTGCCTTCTGGACGTACCCATGATCGCCTCACGCTGTGGTTTTTGCCGGTGGTTGCTGCTGGTAGCTGGCTGATCAGCCGCCAGAGTGATGTCAGCTTAGTGCTGAGTGGCAGCTATCTCTTTGCGGGGCTCATGTTTGGCCCAGATTTGGATGTGCAGTCGCGCCAATCTCAGCGCTGGGGGCCGCTCCGATGGATTTGGCTGCCCTATCGGCGTTGTCTGCGCCATCGATCGTGGTTCTCGCATGGCCCGATTTTAGGCACAGTGGGGCGTGTTCTCTACCTAGGGCTGTGGTTGCTCTTGTTCTTGCTGCTCATCGAAGGTGCGATCGCGCTGGTGCAAGGAGGAAACTGGAACGGGCTGAGCGATCGCCTCGGTCAACATCAGCAATGGTTTTGGACAGGGCTGAGCACCCGACCCGACTTGGGCCTTGGGGCTCTACTGGGTTTAGAGTTAGGGGCAATGAGCCATAGCCTCAGCGATTGGGTTGGCTCAACTTGGAAACGCTGGCGGCGATCGCCCCGCAAAACTGCCCGCCAACGCCCTGTTACTTCGCGTTCTTCTCGGACTTAGTGGGTATGGGTCTTGATTTCTCTGAGTCGGAACTGTCACCAGAACAGACAGCGATCGCGGCAGCCCTGCTGCGGCTGGTGGCTGTGGTGGCCCAGCTCCGCGATCCTGAGCAGGGTTGCCCTTGGGATCGAGAGCAGACGCCGACCAGTCTGATTCCCTACGTCTTGGAAGAGGCTTACGAAGTCGTTCATGCCCTGCGACAAGGCAATCCCAGCGCGATCGCCGAAGAATTGGGGGATTTGCTGCTGCAAGTGGTGTTGCAATCACAAATTGCCGGCGAAACCCAGCAGTTTGATCTGGCGACGGTGGCTGAAGGTATCAGCGAGAAGTTGATTCGCCGCCACCCCCATGTCTTTGGGGAGGCGATCGCTGAGACACCCGAAGCCGTGCAAGAAACTTGGCAGGCAATCAAAGCCAATGAGAAAGGCGAGGCGTCCGAAACCCTGACCTACCGGCTCAGTCGCTATGCTGCGACCCTGCCGCCCCTGACGGCTGCCCTGAAGATTTCTCAGCGGGCAGCCAAGGCGGGATTTGAGTGGCCGAATTTGGCAGGGGTTTGGGACAAGTTCGAAGAAGAGTTGGCAGAGCTGAAGGAAGCCCTCGATAGCGGCGATCGCGACCATGCTGAGGCAGAGCTGGGCGATCTCCTGTTTAGCTTGGTCAATATTGCCCGCTGGTGCCAACTGGATCCTGTCGCAGCTCTCCAAGGCACCAACGATCGCTTTGTGGCTCGCTTTCAGAAGGTCGAAGCTGCTGCGGGTCAGTCCCTCGATAGCTTGGGGATTGAAGCCCTCGAAAAACTCTGGCAGCAGGCCAAGCGTGAGCTAGGGCAATCGTCTGTCTAGTGTCTCAATTGCGATCGCTAGCCTATCAAGGCTCTGTTGCAACTAATTGCTTGCGGATTTGCCAGCCGATCGCTACGAGCAAGCCAATCACTAAACTGCCGATGCCGATAAAGCTTGGCAGCCAGAACGAGGATTGCAGCTGGTTCTCGCCGGATCGCAGCTTCCAGCACTGACGCTGTAGCTTGCCCTGACGACTACTTGTGGTTGGCTCAGGTTGGCTGCGACTGCCGCGCGGTGTTTCGAGGCAGACTTCCAAATCCAGCAATGCACCGGGGTCAAACAGCACCTGTTGGCCGCGACTGGCGATCGCAAAGTCCGAGAGGTCTATGCTCAAATCGAGCTGATTACCAATTGCGAGGAGGGCATTGCTCTGCCGCACCCTCAGGCTCGGTTCTGGTAACAGCAGCGGGGTTTGCTCCGGGCTCTCCAAGGGAGCATAGAGCTGCGCGAACTTTGTCTCGAGATCACGGCCATTATCAAAAGGCAGAGTTAGCCACCACTCGTTGCGATCGCGCCGTACCTTGCCGCCCAACTGTTTGCCGCGCTGCGAGAGCTGCTGAAACCACTGTTTGGCCGCCGGTCGATTCAGGGCACTGAGGCGATCGTTCAACTTCACATGCTGGATCAGTTCGCCCGCTGTTTGGCTCTGAAAGCGAATCGTCGTCTCAGCTTGGACACAGCCCCCAAGCGCGATCGCAAGCACGAGGCAAAGCAAAGGCAACAGACGACGGAAAGCCACAGGAACTCCTCGGAAGACGCCGAAGCTTCAGGTTGGACGAAATAAAATCCAACCCAACAACGCTATCAAGAACAGCAAGCCAAACCCAAGAAAGCGATTATCACGGGTGTTGATCCGACTGAGGTCATCGACGGGGGTGAGCCGATAGTCCGTCTCTTTTTTCTCCTTGGCTAAGCTGCCCGAAGCCTGCCGAAGCCGTGCCGAACTATCGTCCGAAAGGCTCGTTAGGTCAGGAATCTCTACCTGCCAATCGGCCCGCCGCGCCAGTTTGGGTGCTTCAAGGATGTAGAGCAGCTGCGCTGCCAATTG
The sequence above is a segment of the Synechococcus elongatus PCC 11801 genome. Coding sequences within it:
- a CDS encoding tetratricopeptide repeat protein; translation: MSDLDSVSPEQGLAIGQAAIARGDYRQAIAALEAAAEQAGVATAIGADIRYWLATAYQASGDIEAARSACRQLANHPLREQRQLAAQLLYILEAPKLARRADWQVEIPDLTSLSDDSSARLRQASGSLAKEKKETDYRLTPVDDLSRINTRDNRFLGFGLLFLIALLGWILFRPT